The Methanosphaera stadtmanae DSM 3091 genome includes a window with the following:
- the ilvN gene encoding acetolactate synthase small subunit gives MTNPKHTISILVENKPGVLQRISGLFTRRNFNIDNITVGKTEEPTISRITIRTTGDNQTLEQITKQLNKLIEVLKVRELKPENTIKRELALIKVHAPDEKTKSEIIQYTNIFRGHIVDVTPKTLTVEITGEPTKIGSFTKLLKPFGIKETAKTGVTALTRGHKTL, from the coding sequence ATGACTAACCCTAAACATACCATTAGTATATTAGTAGAGAATAAGCCAGGAGTACTTCAGAGAATATCAGGATTATTCACAAGAAGAAACTTCAATATAGATAATATAACAGTGGGAAAAACAGAAGAACCAACAATATCAAGAATAACAATAAGAACAACAGGAGATAATCAGACACTAGAACAAATAACAAAACAATTAAATAAATTAATAGAAGTATTGAAAGTAAGGGAATTAAAACCAGAAAATACAATAAAAAGAGAATTAGCACTAATCAAAGTACATGCACCAGATGAAAAAACAAAATCAGAAATAATACAATATACAAACATATTCAGAGGACATATCGTGGATGTAACACCAAAAACATTGACAGTGGAAATAACAGGAGAACCAACAAAGATAGGTTCATTTACAAAACTATTAAAACCATTTGGAATAAAAGAAACTGCAAAAACAGGTGTTACAGCACTAACAAGAGGACATAAAACATTATAA
- the ilvB gene encoding biosynthetic-type acetolactate synthase large subunit — protein MKGSELLIKKLKENGTTTIFGYPGGVLLPFYDALCESDIDHILVRHEQAAVHAADGYSRASGKIGVCLATSGPGATNITTGIATAHMDSSPIIALTGQVATNLIGKDVFQEVDTLGITMPISKHNFQPRTMEQIAEYVDKAFYIASTGRPGPVVIDLPNNTLKEDVDIEDIHPDTQTPGYKPTKKGNIKQIKKAIEIINTSQKPIILAGGGVILSNASVELVKFATLTNIPIATTLMGKGSISEDHELSLGMIGMHGIESTNIALTECDCLIAIGCRFSDRSVSNITDYAPNATKIQIDVDPAEIGKTIPIDVPIVGDAKITLNEFIKKVQISNRPTWTKHLMQIKKEKEPKINYDTVPLKPQETIKEIMEAVTPTTIVSTDVGQNQMWMAHYYKTKNPRTFISSGGLGTMGFGLPAAMGAQVAKPEENVLAVVGDGGFQMVSQELATIKENDLPIVTCILNNRYLGMVSQLQKLFNEHVYATKLTETPDFVKLAEAYGICGERVEKPGELRETIQNAFKSREATVIDITIDSEELLPIVPPGCRLDNMKTDFSDLEEEDND, from the coding sequence ATGAAAGGTAGTGAACTATTAATTAAGAAATTAAAAGAAAATGGTACAACTACTATCTTTGGTTATCCTGGAGGAGTATTGTTACCATTTTATGATGCGCTTTGTGAATCAGATATTGATCACATCTTAGTTAGACATGAACAAGCAGCAGTGCATGCAGCTGATGGATACTCACGAGCATCAGGGAAAATAGGTGTGTGTTTAGCAACCTCTGGTCCAGGAGCAACCAATATCACAACAGGTATTGCAACAGCCCATATGGATTCATCACCCATAATTGCCCTAACAGGACAAGTAGCAACAAATTTAATAGGAAAAGATGTGTTTCAAGAAGTAGATACTCTTGGAATTACTATGCCTATTAGTAAACATAATTTCCAGCCAAGAACTATGGAACAAATAGCAGAATATGTTGATAAAGCATTCTATATTGCATCAACTGGAAGACCTGGTCCTGTTGTTATTGACCTACCAAATAATACACTTAAGGAAGATGTAGATATTGAGGATATTCATCCAGATACTCAAACACCAGGATATAAACCAACAAAAAAAGGAAATATAAAACAGATAAAAAAGGCTATTGAGATAATAAACACGTCACAAAAGCCAATTATACTTGCTGGTGGAGGAGTAATACTATCAAATGCATCAGTTGAATTAGTGAAATTTGCAACACTAACAAACATACCAATAGCAACAACACTAATGGGAAAAGGATCAATATCAGAGGACCATGAACTTTCACTTGGAATGATTGGTATGCATGGTATTGAATCAACAAACATAGCCCTAACAGAATGTGATTGTTTAATTGCTATAGGATGTAGATTCTCAGATAGAAGTGTAAGTAACATTACAGATTATGCACCAAATGCAACAAAAATACAAATAGATGTAGATCCAGCAGAAATTGGTAAAACAATTCCTATAGATGTCCCTATTGTAGGTGATGCAAAGATCACATTAAATGAATTTATTAAAAAAGTTCAAATTTCAAATAGGCCTACATGGACAAAACATCTTATGCAAATAAAAAAGGAAAAAGAACCTAAAATAAACTACGATACAGTTCCCCTAAAACCACAAGAAACAATAAAGGAAATAATGGAAGCAGTAACACCAACAACAATAGTATCAACAGATGTAGGACAAAACCAGATGTGGATGGCACACTACTATAAAACAAAAAATCCAAGAACATTCATATCATCAGGAGGACTGGGAACAATGGGATTTGGACTACCAGCAGCAATGGGAGCACAAGTTGCAAAACCAGAAGAAAATGTTCTGGCAGTAGTGGGAGATGGAGGATTCCAAATGGTATCACAGGAACTAGCAACAATAAAAGAAAATGATTTGCCAATAGTTACATGTATACTTAACAATAGATACCTTGGAATGGTATCTCAACTTCAAAAATTATTTAATGAACATGTTTATGCTACTAAATTAACAGAAACTCCTGATTTTGTAAAATTAGCAGAAGCTTATGGAATATGTGGAGAACGTGTTGAAAAACCTGGAGAATTAAGAGAAACGATACAGAATGCATTTAAATCAAGAGAAGCAACAGTGATAGATATTACAATAGATTCTGAAGAACTATTACCCATAGTTCCACCAGGTTGTAGACTTGACAATATGAAAACAGATTTTAGTGATTTGGAGGAAGAAGATAATGACTAA
- the argF gene encoding ornithine carbamoyltransferase gives MKNLLSMSDAKNEVNAILEIASGLKSGEITEKPLTNKYIGMIFEKSSTRTRVSFEVGIHQLGGTPLYLSSKDLQLNRGEPIEDTARVLSRFLDGIMIRAKKHENVEELVQYSTIPIISGLTDKEHPCQIFADLLTIKEYKGDFNDKKIVFIGDGNNVCNSLLLAAAYVGMDMTVACPEGYEPNEKIYTLAKQEAQKTNSTIKIENNVNEAVKDADVLYTDVWVSMGDEDEQDERERIFKPYQINNELLSQAKDDAIVMHCLPAIRGQEITADVMVSPQSAIWDQAENRLHAQKAILYHIFKE, from the coding sequence ATGAAAAACTTATTATCAATGTCTGATGCAAAAAATGAAGTAAATGCAATATTAGAAATAGCATCAGGTTTAAAATCAGGTGAAATAACTGAAAAACCACTAACAAACAAATATATTGGAATGATTTTTGAAAAATCATCAACAAGAACAAGAGTATCATTTGAAGTTGGAATTCATCAACTAGGTGGAACTCCATTGTATCTTTCAAGTAAAGACCTACAATTAAATAGGGGAGAACCAATAGAAGATACTGCAAGGGTATTATCACGTTTTCTTGATGGAATAATGATAAGAGCAAAAAAACATGAAAATGTAGAAGAATTAGTACAATACTCCACAATACCTATTATAAGTGGATTAACAGATAAAGAACATCCATGTCAAATTTTTGCTGATTTATTAACAATAAAAGAATATAAAGGCGATTTTAACGATAAAAAAATCGTGTTTATAGGTGATGGAAACAATGTATGTAACTCTTTATTACTAGCAGCAGCCTATGTTGGAATGGATATGACAGTAGCTTGTCCTGAAGGCTATGAACCAAATGAAAAAATATATACACTTGCAAAACAAGAAGCTCAAAAAACTAATTCAACAATAAAAATTGAAAACAATGTAAATGAAGCAGTAAAAGATGCAGATGTATTATATACTGATGTATGGGTAAGTATGGGTGATGAAGATGAACAAGATGAAAGAGAAAGAATCTTCAAACCATATCAAATTAACAATGAATTATTATCACAAGCAAAAGATGATGCAATAGTAATGCACTGTTTACCTGCAATAAGAGGTCAAGAAATAACAGCAGATGTAATGGTATCACCTCAATCAGCAATATGGGATCAAGCTGAAAATAGATTACATGCACAAAAAGCAATACTATATCATATTTTTAAAGAATAA
- the hisF gene encoding imidazole glycerol phosphate synthase subunit HisF, with product MLSKRIIPCLDCDLQVPEGRVVKGVEFKQIRYAGNPVELATKYYEQGADEIVFLDITASHERRSTMADVIEKTVENVFTPICVGGGIREVKDYVAMLKAGADKCSTNTAAIKDPSLINRASEHVGSQACVIGIDAKRRYVENPSESDEHYIVETNDGYCWFDCSIYGGREFTGIDAVKWAIECEERGAGEILLTSMDRDGTKIGYDLELTKTISENVSIPVIASGGVGNPEHIYDSFSKGKADAALAASIFHFDEYPIPQVKNYLKDKNIPIRI from the coding sequence ATGTTATCAAAAAGAATCATACCATGTTTAGACTGTGATCTACAAGTACCTGAGGGTAGAGTAGTTAAAGGAGTAGAATTTAAACAAATACGTTATGCTGGAAATCCAGTTGAATTAGCAACAAAATACTATGAACAAGGGGCAGATGAAATAGTATTTTTAGATATAACCGCTTCCCATGAACGTAGATCTACAATGGCTGACGTAATTGAAAAAACAGTTGAAAATGTATTCACACCAATCTGTGTAGGTGGAGGAATACGAGAAGTAAAAGACTATGTGGCAATGCTTAAAGCAGGAGCAGATAAATGTTCAACAAATACTGCTGCAATAAAAGATCCATCCCTTATAAACAGAGCATCTGAGCATGTTGGAAGTCAAGCATGTGTAATTGGTATTGATGCTAAAAGAAGATATGTTGAAAATCCATCAGAATCTGATGAACATTATATTGTAGAAACAAATGATGGATATTGTTGGTTTGACTGTAGTATTTATGGTGGACGTGAATTTACTGGAATTGATGCAGTTAAATGGGCAATAGAATGTGAAGAAAGAGGTGCTGGAGAAATACTCTTAACAAGTATGGATAGGGATGGTACAAAGATAGGTTATGATTTAGAACTGACAAAAACAATAAGTGAAAATGTTTCCATACCTGTAATAGCATCTGGTGGTGTGGGAAATCCTGAACATATCTATGATTCATTTTCTAAAGGAAAAGCTGATGCAGCATTAGCAGCAAGTATATTTCACTTTGATGAATATCCAATACCTCAAGTAAAAAACTACTTAAAAGATAAAAATATTCCAATTAGAATATAA
- the ilvC gene encoding ketol-acid reductoisomerase — MKVLYDDDVNTNVLENKTIAVIGYGSQGRGQSLNMHDSGLNVIVGLREGGKSWKKAQEDGLTVKTIEDASKEADIIHILIPDEIQKTVYENQIQQYVEPGNTISFSHGYNIHFNRIRVPEDVNVTMIAPKAPGSKVRQTYQEGFGTPGLIAIEQDATGDAYDIAIEMAKAVGLTRAGVIETTYREETETDLFGEQAVLCGGLTGLIQAGFETLVEAGYKPEMAYFETCHEMKLIVDLIYEKGFGNMWHDVSNTAEFGGLTRRDRVITEESKENMKKILREIQDGTFATEFAVDADTSYPKLLTQRRLEGEKQIEKVGKNLRIACGLQKEE, encoded by the coding sequence ATGAAAGTTTTATATGACGACGATGTAAATACAAATGTATTAGAAAACAAAACTATTGCAGTAATAGGATACGGTAGTCAAGGTAGAGGTCAATCCCTCAATATGCATGACAGTGGCCTAAATGTTATAGTAGGTTTAAGAGAAGGTGGAAAATCCTGGAAAAAAGCACAAGAAGATGGATTAACTGTAAAAACCATTGAAGATGCTTCCAAAGAAGCAGATATTATACACATATTAATACCTGATGAAATCCAAAAAACAGTATATGAAAACCAAATTCAACAATATGTTGAACCAGGAAACACAATCTCATTCTCACACGGATACAACATACACTTTAATCGTATAAGAGTACCTGAAGATGTTAATGTAACAATGATTGCACCTAAAGCACCAGGATCAAAAGTAAGACAAACTTACCAAGAAGGATTCGGAACTCCAGGTTTAATAGCAATTGAACAAGATGCTACTGGAGATGCATACGATATTGCTATAGAAATGGCTAAAGCTGTAGGTCTTACAAGAGCAGGTGTAATTGAAACTACATATAGAGAAGAAACTGAAACAGATTTATTCGGAGAACAAGCAGTTCTTTGTGGTGGATTAACTGGACTTATACAAGCAGGATTTGAAACCCTTGTAGAAGCTGGATACAAACCTGAAATGGCTTACTTCGAAACATGTCACGAAATGAAACTTATCGTTGATTTAATCTATGAAAAAGGATTTGGAAATATGTGGCATGATGTAAGTAACACTGCAGAATTTGGTGGACTTACAAGAAGAGACAGAGTTATCACAGAAGAATCTAAAGAAAATATGAAAAAGATTTTAAGAGAAATTCAAGATGGTACATTCGCAACAGAATTTGCAGTAGATGCAGATACATCCTATCCTAAACTTTTAACACAAAGAAGATTAGAAGGCGAAAAACAAATAGAAAAAGTTGGTAAAAACTTAAGAATTGCTTGCGGATTACAAAAAGAAGAATAA
- the purD gene encoding phosphoribosylamine--glycine ligase, with translation MKILMVGSGAREHAIAKALNKTADVYTYMGRKNPGLARISKNYTVNDESNFNEIIKFAQENNVELAFIGPEAPLEMGIVDELEKEGIHSVGPTKSAAQIETNKAFMRKLFEDYDIPGSIKYGTFYDLDEAYEFIDNFDEPVVVKPIGLTGGKGVKIVGDQLADNDEAKEYVKEIFHQKMGGFEGVVIEELLLGEEYTIQAFVDGTHLIPMPAAQDHPHAFVGNKGPITGGMGSYSDKNHLLPFLTQEDYDKSVEIMEKTIKAIAKEQEPYKGILYGQFMLCKDGPKVIEYNARFGDPESMNVLSVIDDDLAKISKQIVDGTLDSVNFLNKSSVCKYVVPDKYPNTHVADTVVDVDEDKINELGAQVFYAAVYQDMDDSIKLTSSRALGVLAVKDSIKEAEKICEEAIKYVKGEVYHRNDVATEELLNEKIKHMEEVRL, from the coding sequence ATGAAAATATTGATGGTAGGTAGCGGTGCACGTGAACATGCAATTGCTAAGGCATTAAATAAAACAGCAGATGTTTATACATATATGGGAAGAAAAAATCCTGGATTGGCAAGAATATCTAAAAATTATACAGTAAATGATGAATCTAATTTTAATGAAATTATTAAATTTGCACAAGAAAATAATGTGGAATTAGCATTTATTGGACCGGAAGCTCCACTTGAAATGGGAATAGTTGATGAACTTGAAAAAGAAGGAATACATTCTGTGGGTCCAACTAAAAGTGCAGCACAAATAGAAACAAACAAAGCATTCATGAGAAAACTCTTTGAAGATTATGATATTCCAGGATCAATTAAATATGGAACATTTTATGATTTAGATGAAGCTTATGAATTTATTGATAACTTTGATGAACCAGTAGTAGTAAAACCAATAGGATTAACTGGTGGAAAAGGAGTTAAAATTGTAGGGGATCAGTTAGCTGATAATGATGAAGCAAAAGAATATGTTAAAGAAATTTTCCATCAGAAAATGGGTGGATTTGAAGGAGTAGTAATTGAAGAATTGTTACTTGGAGAAGAATACACAATACAAGCTTTTGTTGATGGAACACATCTTATACCAATGCCTGCTGCACAAGATCATCCACATGCATTTGTAGGAAATAAAGGACCAATTACTGGGGGAATGGGTTCATATTCAGATAAAAATCATTTACTACCATTTTTAACACAAGAAGATTATGATAAATCAGTAGAAATAATGGAAAAAACAATAAAAGCAATAGCAAAAGAACAAGAACCATATAAAGGAATATTATATGGTCAATTCATGTTATGTAAAGATGGTCCAAAAGTAATAGAATACAATGCAAGATTTGGAGATCCGGAATCTATGAATGTATTATCAGTAATAGATGATGATTTAGCAAAAATATCTAAACAAATAGTAGATGGAACATTAGATTCAGTGAATTTCCTTAATAAATCCTCAGTATGTAAGTATGTGGTACCTGATAAATATCCAAATACCCACGTTGCAGATACTGTTGTTGATGTGGATGAAGATAAAATCAATGAATTAGGAGCACAAGTATTTTATGCAGCAGTTTATCAGGATATGGATGATTCTATTAAATTAACTTCATCAAGAGCATTAGGAGTACTTGCAGTAAAAGATTCTATTAAAGAAGCAGAAAAAATCTGTGAAGAAGCTATAAAATATGTTAAAGGTGAAGTATACCATAGAAATGATGTTGCTACTGAAGAATTATTAAATGAAAAAATCAAACACATGGAAGAAGTTAGATTGTAA
- a CDS encoding DNA glycosylase, giving the protein MFSGEFIVDFNEYVGDFDLILTMNSGQTSQPPWKMDDNNYYEIILIDNIDVLVKISQEKLNDPLIVKYFSKEEFNVEKLRTKLFYIFDLDYNINEVYDFLEENSQLSDVYEFNRGLRLFKSQFPFECIISSICSANNSIKRWTKSLYDIRRFCGRSVVFGKDTYYVFPREEVFINMSLDELKNCGVGYRNKYMLNSTEKIRDSIDFHENIFKLSYKKAYNEIIKLEGVGPKVADCILLYGYNKHEAYPVDVWINRITTYLYFKNQKVSNGKISSFAHETFGMYAGYIQLYLFNYARLSGLMSKLKEI; this is encoded by the coding sequence ATGTTTAGTGGAGAATTTATAGTAGATTTCAATGAATATGTGGGTGATTTTGATTTAATTTTAACAATGAATTCTGGTCAGACAAGTCAACCGCCATGGAAAATGGATGATAATAACTACTATGAAATAATACTGATTGATAATATTGATGTTTTAGTAAAAATAAGTCAAGAAAAATTAAATGATCCTCTAATTGTAAAATATTTCTCTAAAGAGGAATTTAATGTAGAAAAACTTAGAACTAAACTATTTTATATCTTTGATTTAGATTATAATATTAATGAAGTTTATGATTTTCTTGAAGAAAATAGTCAGTTAAGTGATGTTTATGAATTTAATAGGGGTTTAAGGTTATTTAAGTCACAATTTCCATTTGAATGTATTATTTCCTCTATCTGTTCTGCAAATAATTCAATAAAACGTTGGACAAAATCACTGTATGATATACGTAGATTTTGTGGTAGAAGTGTGGTTTTTGGTAAAGATACATACTATGTATTTCCAAGAGAGGAAGTCTTTATTAATATGAGTCTTGATGAATTAAAGAATTGTGGTGTGGGATATAGAAATAAGTATATGTTAAATTCCACAGAAAAAATAAGGGATTCTATAGATTTTCATGAAAATATCTTTAAATTATCATATAAAAAAGCATATAATGAAATTATAAAACTTGAGGGTGTTGGTCCAAAGGTAGCAGATTGTATATTGCTCTATGGTTATAATAAACATGAAGCATATCCTGTTGATGTTTGGATTAATAGAATAACAACATATCTTTATTTTAAAAATCAGAAAGTATCTAATGGAAAAATATCTTCATTTGCACATGAAACATTTGGTATGTATGCAGGTTATATTCAGTTATATCTTTTTAATTATGCAAGATTATCTGGTTTAATGAGTAAATTAAAAGAAATCTAA
- a CDS encoding acetolactate synthase large subunit translates to MNGSDALLKKLKENGTDTVFGYPGGVLLPLYDSIYDCDIKHILVRHEQAAAHAADGYARVSGKPGVCIATSGPGATNLVTGIATANIDSSPVIALTGQVTTGIIGTDAFQEVDTIGLTMPITKENFQPRKSCDLPKVIDAAYEIASTGRPGVVVVDLPKDVLEDEVSQEDMKKVFDLPGYKPTTTGNTRQIKRAIETIVESKKPVIIAGGGVILSNASDELVKFATLTNIPIATTLMGKGSISEDHELSLGHLGMHGLESTNNAVTDCDCLIAIGCRFSDRTTGKVSEFAPNATKIQIDIDPAEIGKNVQIDLPIVGDAKTILRELIVELNETNHAKWTHDVINKHKAYKPKMFFNTTPLKPQETIKEIMEAVTPTTIVSTDVGQNQMWMAHYYKTKNPRTFISSGGLGTMGFGLPAAIGAQVAKPEENVLAVVGDGGFQMVSQELATIDEYDLPIVTCVLNNRYLGMVYQWQVLYYNERISQTKLKPTPDFVKLAQSYGVRGERVEKPGELRETIENALKSREATVIDVVIDPEELLPMVPPGEKITKIVGEYKTEDD, encoded by the coding sequence ATGAATGGAAGTGACGCATTACTTAAGAAATTAAAAGAAAATGGTACAGACACTGTATTTGGATATCCTGGAGGAGTACTTCTACCATTGTATGATTCAATATATGACTGTGATATAAAACATATACTTGTAAGACATGAACAAGCAGCAGCACATGCAGCTGATGGATATGCAAGAGTATCAGGAAAACCAGGTGTATGTATTGCAACAAGTGGACCAGGAGCTACAAACCTTGTAACAGGTATTGCAACAGCAAATATCGATTCATCACCAGTTATTGCCCTAACAGGACAAGTAACAACAGGAATCATAGGAACTGATGCTTTTCAAGAAGTAGATACTATTGGATTAACAATGCCTATAACTAAAGAAAACTTCCAACCTAGAAAATCATGTGACCTACCAAAAGTAATTGATGCAGCATATGAAATAGCATCAACTGGAAGACCAGGAGTAGTTGTAGTAGATTTACCTAAGGATGTACTAGAAGATGAAGTATCACAAGAGGATATGAAAAAAGTATTTGATCTTCCAGGATATAAACCAACAACAACTGGTAATACAAGACAAATAAAACGTGCAATTGAAACAATAGTAGAAAGTAAAAAACCTGTCATTATAGCTGGTGGAGGAGTAATACTATCAAATGCATCAGATGAATTAGTGAAATTTGCAACACTGACAAACATACCAATAGCAACAACATTAATGGGAAAAGGATCAATATCAGAGGACCATGAACTTTCACTTGGACATCTTGGTATGCATGGACTTGAATCAACAAACAATGCAGTAACTGATTGTGATTGTTTAATTGCTATAGGATGTAGATTCTCAGATAGAACCACTGGAAAAGTATCAGAATTTGCACCAAATGCTACAAAAATACAGATAGATATTGATCCTGCAGAAATTGGTAAGAATGTTCAAATAGATCTTCCAATAGTAGGGGATGCAAAAACAATACTACGAGAACTTATTGTTGAATTAAATGAAACTAACCATGCAAAATGGACACATGATGTTATAAACAAACACAAAGCATATAAACCAAAAATGTTCTTTAATACAACACCACTAAAACCACAAGAAACAATAAAGGAAATAATGGAAGCAGTAACACCAACAACAATAGTATCAACAGATGTAGGACAAAACCAGATGTGGATGGCACACTACTATAAAACAAAAAATCCAAGAACATTCATATCATCAGGAGGACTGGGAACAATGGGATTTGGACTACCAGCAGCAATAGGTGCACAGGTTGCAAAACCAGAAGAAAATGTTCTGGCAGTAGTGGGAGATGGAGGATTCCAAATGGTATCACAGGAACTAGCAACAATAGATGAATATGATTTACCTATAGTTACATGTGTACTTAACAACAGATACCTTGGAATGGTATACCAATGGCAAGTATTATATTACAATGAAAGAATTTCACAGACAAAACTAAAACCTACACCTGACTTTGTAAAATTAGCACAATCTTATGGAGTACGTGGAGAACGTGTTGAAAAACCTGGAGAATTAAGAGAAACAATAGAAAATGCATTAAAATCAAGAGAAGCAACAGTGATAGATGTTGTAATTGATCCTGAAGAGTTATTACCTATGGTACCGCCTGGTGAAAAAATTACCAAAATTGTTGGAGAATATAAAACTGAGGATGATTAA
- a CDS encoding peptidylprolyl isomerase, protein MKKAIIKTEKGDITLELFPNEAPGTVANFEKLANKGFYDGLTFHRVIPDFVIQGGCPNGNGTGGPGYTIKCETEGNPHKHGTGALSMAHAGKDTGGSQFFITHSPQPHLDGVHTVFGQVIEGMDVVYKIRQGDVMNTITIIDE, encoded by the coding sequence ATGAAAAAAGCAATTATTAAAACTGAAAAAGGTGATATTACATTAGAATTATTCCCTAATGAAGCACCTGGAACAGTAGCAAATTTTGAAAAATTAGCTAATAAAGGATTTTATGATGGACTTACATTCCACAGAGTAATTCCTGACTTTGTAATTCAAGGTGGATGTCCCAATGGTAATGGAACAGGTGGACCAGGTTACACAATAAAATGTGAAACAGAAGGTAATCCACATAAACATGGTACTGGAGCATTATCCATGGCACATGCAGGAAAAGATACAGGTGGAAGTCAATTTTTCATAACACACAGCCCACAACCACATCTTGATGGAGTTCACACAGTATTTGGACAGGTTATTGAAGGTATGGATGTTGTTTATAAAATCAGACAAGGTGATGTTATGAACACTATAACAATAATTGATGAATAA
- a CDS encoding CRISPR-associated protein Cas4 encodes MDLLELNSTYDNGRAHPTIHQVRIIGNQTNFPISWLNIQGYCEYSIYLENFQHIKLKANTAMLKGTRIHNQLEEEFQKDAISTTIDEIIETSQTEEVLSREFFVMSKEYGIRGFIDEIWLGPDSIVIIDDKPGDKAYFSMKNQVYAYALAFKNSICNDKKIECALRTRGTDNIFWREEFTKESEENIKNIIQHVQNLIAGEDDFIPTKNPNKCRVCRFNKVCPNNKS; translated from the coding sequence ATGGACTTATTAGAATTAAATAGTACATATGATAATGGAAGAGCTCATCCTACAATACATCAAGTTAGAATAATAGGTAATCAAACGAATTTTCCAATAAGTTGGCTAAATATTCAAGGATACTGTGAATATTCAATATATCTAGAGAACTTTCAACATATTAAACTCAAAGCAAACACTGCAATGCTTAAAGGAACACGTATACATAATCAACTCGAAGAAGAATTCCAAAAAGATGCAATCTCCACAACAATAGATGAAATAATAGAAACTTCCCAAACAGAAGAAGTATTATCAAGAGAATTCTTTGTAATGAGTAAAGAATATGGAATAAGGGGATTTATTGATGAAATATGGTTAGGTCCAGATAGTATAGTTATAATAGATGATAAACCAGGAGATAAAGCATATTTTTCCATGAAAAACCAGGTGTATGCATATGCATTAGCATTTAAAAATTCAATATGTAATGATAAAAAGATAGAATGTGCTCTAAGAACAAGAGGGACAGATAATATCTTTTGGAGAGAAGAATTTACAAAAGAATCAGAAGAAAATATTAAAAATATAATACAACATGTACAAAATCTAATAGCAGGAGAAGATGATTTTATACCTACAAAAAATCCAAATAAATGTCGTGTATGTAGATTTAATAAGGTATGTCCAAATAATAAATCATGA
- the ilvN gene encoding acetolactate synthase small subunit — translation MTKRKHTISILVENKPGVLQRISGLFTRRNFNIDNITVGKTEEPTISRITIRTTGDNQTLEQITKQLNKLIEVLKVRELKPENTIKRELALIKVHAPDEKTKSEIIQYTNIFRGHIVDVTPKTLTVEITGEPTKIGSFTKLLKPFGIKETAKTGVTALTRGHKTL, via the coding sequence ATGACAAAACGCAAACATACCATTAGTATATTGGTAGAGAATAAGCCAGGAGTACTTCAGAGAATATCAGGATTATTCACAAGAAGAAACTTCAATATAGATAATATAACAGTGGGAAAAACAGAAGAACCAACAATATCAAGAATAACAATAAGAACAACAGGAGATAATCAGACACTAGAACAAATAACAAAACAATTAAATAAATTAATAGAAGTATTGAAAGTAAGGGAATTAAAACCAGAAAATACAATAAAAAGAGAATTAGCACTAATCAAAGTACATGCACCAGATGAAAAAACAAAATCAGAAATAATACAATATACAAACATATTCAGAGGACATATCGTGGATGTAACACCAAAAACATTGACAGTGGAAATAACAGGAGAACCAACAAAGATAGGTTCATTTACAAAACTATTAAAACCATTTGGAATAAAAGAAACTGCAAAAACAGGTGTTACAGCACTGACAAGAGGACATAAAACCTTATAA